GTGATCGCGGAGGGGTGAGGGCCGGCGCGGTCGCTGGGCGGTGGCCACCTGCCGTGTGGCCCGCGCCTGTTGCTGGGAGGTGCCCCGGTCCACCCGCCGTGTGGGCCTGCGCCCGCGCCGGGCGGTGCCCCCGCCCACCCCCGTGTGGGCAATCGTCCCGCTGGGGCGGGACGGGTGGGCACACGGGACGGCGCCCTCTCGCGGCGCCTCCGCGTTCCGGGCCTGGACCCGCACCCCGATGCGCGGCGCAGATCCGGTGCGGGTGCAGGCGCGGAAGCCTCTGGCGCCGACAGGGGCGCCGTCCGTTGTGCCCACCCGTTCCGCCCCTTGCGGAACGCCTGCCCACAACGGACGGGGCAGACTGCTGGCATGCGTAGTGCTTATCGCGTGGAGACCGTACGGGCCGCCGAGGCCGAGCTCATGGCGCGGCTTCCCGACGGCGCCCTCATGCAGCGTGCCGCCGCCGGGCTCGCCGCCGCCTGTTGTTCGCTGCTCGGCAAGGGCCGGGTGTACGGCGCCCGCGTCGTCCTCCTCGTCGGCAGCGGCGACAACGGCGGCGACGCCCTCTACGCCGGCGCCCGGCTCGCCCGGCGCGGCGCCGGCGTCACGGCGGTGCTGCTCGGGGAGCGGGCGCACGACGGCGGGCTCGCGGCGCTCCGGGCCGCCGGAGGCCGCGTCGCCGACGAACCGTTCGAGCCCCTCGCCCGCGCCGACCTCGTCCTCGACGGCATCACCGGCATCGGAGGCCGCGGCGGGCTCCGCCCCGACGCCGTCCCCGTCGCCCGCGCCGCTCGCGGCTCCGACGCCGTCGTCGTCGCCGTCGACCTGCCCAGCGGCGTGGACGCCGACACCGGCGAGGTCCACGGGGAGGCGCTGCCCGCCGACGCGACGATCACCTTCGGCGCGTACAAGCCCGGTCTGCTCGTCGACCCGGCTCGTGAGTACGCCGGTGCCCTGCGGCTCGTCGACATCGGGCTCGGCCCCCTCCTCCCGGGCGTGCCCGACCTGGAGGCCCTCCAGCACGGTGACCTGGCGTGGCTGCTGCCCGCGCCGGGCGCCGAGAGCGACAAGTACCGGCGCGGTGTCGTCGGCATCGTCGCCGGTTCCACCCGCTACCCGGGCGCCGCCGTGCTCGCCGTCGCGGGCGCCCTGCGCGGCGGGGCCGGGGCCGTGCGGTACGTCGGCTCCGCCGGGGACACCGTGCTCGCCGCCCACCCCGAGACCCTCGTCCACTCCGGACGCCCCGAGAAGGCCGGCCGGGTCCAGGCCTGGGTCGTCGGGCCCGGCCTCGGCGAAGGGCCGGGCGCCGGGGTCGCGGTCGGCGAGGTCCTCGACTCCGACGTCCCCGTCCTCGTCGACGCCGACGGGCTCCGGGGCCTCGACCCCTCCGCCGTCCGCGGCCGCGGCGCCGCGACCCTGCTCACCCCGCACGCCGGCGAGGCGGCGGCGCTCCTGGGCGTCGCCCGTGAGGAGGTCGAGGCCGGGCGCCTCGCGGCCGTCCGCGAGTTGGCGCGCCGCTTCGGGGCGACCGTGCTGCTGAAGGGTTCGACGACGGTGGTGTGCGGGGCGGGTGGGGCCGGTCCCGTACGGGTCAACCCGACCGGGACCTCCTGGCTCGCCACGGCCGGCAGCGGCGACGTCCTCTCCGGCCTCGCGGGCTCGCTCCTCGCGGCCGGCCTCCCGGCCCTGGACGCGGCCTCCTGCGCGGCCTACCTCCACGGTCTCGCCGCCCGGAGGGCGGCGGAGGGCGGCGCACCGGTGACGGCGACGGAGGTGGCGGACTCCCTGCGGGGGGCGTGGCGGGACGTGACGGCGGCGTAGGTCCTCCCTCCGGAGGGCCCGGCCCGGACCCCCACTCGGGTCAACCCCGTTCGCCCACCCGTGGGTTCCCGCGTGCCCGTCCGGCGGTGGGCGGATTGGGTGGGTGGGGTGATCCGTTGGAGAAGTCGTACCGCGCCCCTGTTGTTCGTCCTCGCCGCCTCCCTCGCGCTGGCGCCCGTCGCCGGCGCCGCCCCGCTCTTCGGAGAACCCGACCCGCTCGTGCCCGGGGTCGTCGGGGGCGGGCGGGCCGAGTACCCGATGGACACGCCCGATCAGGTGCTGCCGCCGCTGCACGAGGAGGAGGCGGACGGCGTCCCCGTGCCCGAGCCCGAGGAGGAGGTCGACGAGCTCGTCGAGTACCTGCCCCGGAGCGCCGTCGGAGCCGCGTGCACCGCGAAGGCCGGCGTCCATCAGCGGCGGGTCGAGCGGCTCCTCGGGCTGCCCGTCGACGGGAAGCAGTCCGCCGCCGACTGCCGGGCCATCCGCGCCTTCCAGGTGAAGGAGAGGATCAAGCCGGCCGTCGGCTACGCCGGACCCGTCACCTGGGCCCGCGCCGAGCTGCTCGCCGCCCGGAAGAACCTCGACCCCGGCCGGCGCTGCCCGGTGAAGACGTACGCCGTCGCCTGCGTCGACCTCGACCGGCAGCTCATGTGGGTGCGGAAGGGGAAGAAGGTGACATATCAGGTCGTCAACATGCGGAGCGGGCGGCCCGGATACGCCACCCGTACCGGCTGGCACACCGTCTACTGGCGCCACAAGGACCACTGGTCGTCCATCTACGACACCCCCATGCCGTACGCCCAGTTCTTCAGCGGCGGCCAGGCCTTCCACGCGGTGTACGGGCAGCTCGCCACGCCCGGCGGAAGCCGTGGCTGCGTCAATCTGAGCTACGCCGACGCGCGGAAACTCTGGGGCGTCCTCCGTAAGGGTGACCGGGTCTACATCTGGGGAAAGCGGCCCGGCAGCTGACACCTGAGAGACTGGGCGCGATGACTGAGACACCTCCGCCCCCCAGGGCCCGCGCCGAGATCGACCTCGGCGCGCTGCGTGCGAACGTCCGCACGCTGCGCGCCCGCGTCGCCCCCCACGTCCGGATCATGGCCGTGGTCAAGGCCGACGCGTACGGACACGGCGCCGTGCGCTGCGCCCGTGCCGCCCTGGACGCGGGCGCGGACTGGCTCGGCACGGCCACTCCGCACGAGGCGCTCGCCCTGCGCGCCGCGGGCATCACGGACGTTCCCGTCATGTGCTGGCTCTGGACCCCGGGCGACCCCTGGGACCAGGGCATCGAGGCCGGGCTCGACATGTCCGTGAGCGGGATGTGGGCCCTGGAGGAGGTCGTCCGGGCAGCGAAGAAGGTCGGCAGGACCGCCCGGATCCAGCTCAAGGCCGACACCGGGCTCGGGCGCAACGGCTGTCAGCCCGCCGACTGGCCCGAGCTGGTCGGCGCCGCCCTGAAGGCCGAGGTCGACGGGCTCGTGAAGGTGACCGGCCTCTGGTCGCACTTCGCCTGCGCCGACGAGCCGCACCACCCGTCGATCGCCGCCCAGCTCGACGTCTTCCGCTCGATGCTGGACCACGCCGAGCAGGCGGGCGTACGCCCCGAGGTCCGGCACATCGCGAACTCGCCGGCCACCCTCACGCTGCCCGAGGCGCACTTCGACCTGGTCCGGCCCGGCATCGCGATGTACGGCGTCTCGCCGAGCCCCGAGCTGGGTACGTCCGCCGAGCTCGGTCTGCGGCCCGTCATGTCGCTCAAGGCGACCGTCGCGCTGGTGAAGCACGTCCCCGCCGGGCACGGGGTGAGTTACGGGCATCACTACGTGACCGGTGACGCGACCACCCTGGGGCTCATTCCGTTGGGGTACGCCGACGGGGTTCCCCGGCACGCCTCCGGGCGCGGGCCCGTCCTCGTCGACGGCCGGGTCCGCACCGTCGCCGGGCGCGTCGCCATGGACCAGTTCGTGGTCGACCTCGGCGGGGACACCCCCGAGCCCGGCACCGAGGCGGTGCTCTTCGGCCCCGGCGACGGGGGCGAGCCGACGGCCGAGGACTGGGCGGTGGCCGCCGACACCATCGCGTACGAGATCGTCACCCGGATCGGGGCGCGTGTCCCGCGGGTCTACCTGGGGGAGTAGCCCGCCATGGCGGAGTCGAGTGGCAGCAGCTGGCGGCGTGCAGGGTTCGCCGGCGCCGCGATAGGCGTCCTCGCCGCCGGCGCGGCCGCCGGGGTCGCCGTCGAGCGGCTCACCGTCGGCCGTTCCGTACGGCAGAAGGCACGGCTCGCCCTGGACGCCACCGGCCCGTACGGCGGTCTGCGCGGCACCCCCGGCCGGGCCCTCGCCGACGACGGGACCGTCCTTCACTACGAGGTGGACGAGGTGGAGGCGGACGCCCCGCCGGCCCGCCGCCGGAGGCTCTTCGGGCGCCGGGAGCCCGCTCCCGTCACCGTCGTCTTCAGCCACGGCTACTGCCTCAACCAGGACTCCTGGCACTTCCAGCGGGCCGCTCTGCGCGGGCTCGTCCGTACCGTCCACTGGGACCAGCGCAGCCACGGCCGCTCCGGGCACGGGGCCTCCCAGGCCGGGCCGGACGGGGTTCCGGTCTCCATCGACCGGCTCGGCCGCGACCTCAAGGCCGTCCTCGACGCCGCCGCGCCCGAAGGGCCGCTGGTCCTCGTCGGGCACTCGATGGGCGGCATGACGGTGATGGCGCTCGCCGAGCAGTACCCGGAGCTGATCCGCGACCGGGTCGTCGGCGTCGCCCTGGTCGGCACCTCGGCGGGGAAGCTCGGCGAGGTGACGTACGGGCTGCCGCTCGCCGGCGTCAACGCCGTCCGGCGGGTCCTGCCGGGCGTGCTGCGGGCCCTCGGCTCCCAGGCGGAGCTGGTCGAGCGCGGGCGCCGGGCGACCGCCGACCTGTTCGCCGGGCTGATCAAGAAGTACTCCTTCGCCTCGAAGGACGTGGACCCGGCGGTCGCCCGCTTCGCCGAGCGGATGATCGAGTCGACCCCGATCGACGTCGTCGCCGCCTTCTACCCGGCCTTCGCCGAGCACGACAAGGCCGCCGCCCTCGCCGCCTTCCGCGAGCTGCCGGTGCTGGCGCTCGCCGGGGACAACGACCTGGTCACCCCCAGCTCGCACACCGAGGCCATCGCCGCGCTCCTGCCGGACGCGGAGCTGGTCATCGTCCCGGACGCGGGCCATCTGGTGATGCTGGAGCACCCGGAGGCGGTCACCGACCGGCTCGCCGACCTGCTGGTACGGTCCGGTGCCGTCCCGGCCGGGGAGGGCTTCCGTACGCGCTAGGTTTGCACGTATGGAAGCAGCGCACCCGCCCGTCTCCGGCGCCACCCTCTCCGTCGACTCCCCGCAGCGGATGCAGGAGCTCGGCCGCCGGCTCGCGAAGATCCTCCGGCCCGGCGACCTCGTCATGCTCACCGGTGAGCTCGGCGCCGGGAAGACCACCCTGACCCGCGGCCTCGGCGAGGGCCTCGGCGTGCGGGGGGCCGTCACCTCGCCGACCTTCGTCATCGCCCGCGTCCACCCGTCCCTCGTCGGTGGTCCGGCCCTGGTCCACGTCGACGCGTACCGGCTGGGCGGCGGTCTCGACGAGATGGAGGACCTCGACCTGGACGTCTCGCTGCCCGAGTCCGTGGTCGTCGTCGAGTGGGGCGACGGCAAGGTCGAGGACCTGACCGACGACCGGCTGCACCTGCTCATCCACCGGGTGACCGGCGACACCGACGACGACCGGCGCACGGTCGTGCTGCGCGGGATCGGCGAGCGCTGGGCCGACGAGGACCTCGATCTGTTCTGAGGCGGCCGTACGTAGGTTCCGACAACGTGTCGGGAAGGTGTTGCGTGGGTCGCACGAGCCGTGGTGACATGGATGCACGAGCTGGTTAGGTGTACCTAACCTACGGGAGGCAAGCATGGCGACGCCCGAACGCGCGGAACCCGGCCGGGACCACGTCTCGATGAGTGAGCTGCTGGCGTCCTGCGCGGCCGCGCGCGCCCTGTCGACCCCGCCGCCGGCGGAGCCCGAAGGACCCGAAGAGGGGGAACCCGTTCCCGTACGGGACGAAGCCGCTTAGCCGACGACGACCTTCGCGTCAGCCGACGACGACGACCTTCGCGCCGATCACCGCGAACGTCCACATCGCGTTCCCGTCGGCCCGCTTCATCCGGATGCCGCCGGTCTTCCGCGCCGGGTCCGGGGACGGCGTCGAGCCGTCGACCGCCGCGCTGAAGCCGATCGCCACGTCCTGGTTCGTGGCGAACCGCACCACGTGCTCGATCTGCACCCCGTCCGAACCGCGCACCGAACCCGAGCGCGAGGTCACGGTGTACGCCCCCGGAACCGGGTCGACCGTGCTCGGCCACACGGTGAACGTCCGGGTCGCCTTGCCCTTGCCGTCCACGAGCCACACCCGGCGGTCGCCGAGCGCGTACACGACCCGCTCGCCGCTGCCCGAGCCCGCGGGGACGGTGAGGGGGTCCTTGGCCGGCTGCTTGGGGCCGCCGCTCGGCGAGACGGAGGGGGCGGCCGTGCCCGGAGTCCGCGGCTTCACCGACAGATCGGCGGGCGCGTTCGCCGAGGCCTGGTAGGCGAGGACGCCGACCGCGACGATGGCCGCCGCCGTGAGCCCGGCCACGAATCCCGAGCTGCTCCGTGCCACCGTGCCCACCTCTCGTACGTACGTATCGAAGGGTGACGGTAGCAGCCGCCCGCCCGAGGTTCGGGGCAGCGTGCCCGGGAGCCGTAGGCTGTTCGCGTGCTGTTGCTCGCCATGGATACCGCCACCCCCGCCGTCACCGTCGCCCTCCACGACGGCGAGGCCGTCGTCGCCTCGTCGAGCCAGGTCGACGCCCGCCGTCACGGGGAGCTGCTGCTGCCCGCCGTCGACCGGGTCCTCGCCGAGGCCGGTCTCAAGCTCGACGCGGTCACCGGGATCGTCGTCGGCGTCGGCCCCGGCCCGTACACCGGGCTCCGCGTCGGCCTCGTCACGGCCGCGGCCTTCTCCTCCGCGCTCGGCGTGCCGGTGCACGGCCTGTGCACCCTCGACGGCCTCGCGTACGCCTCCGGGATCGAGGAGCCC
This is a stretch of genomic DNA from Streptomyces sp. R44. It encodes these proteins:
- a CDS encoding alpha/beta fold hydrolase, yielding MAESSGSSWRRAGFAGAAIGVLAAGAAAGVAVERLTVGRSVRQKARLALDATGPYGGLRGTPGRALADDGTVLHYEVDEVEADAPPARRRRLFGRREPAPVTVVFSHGYCLNQDSWHFQRAALRGLVRTVHWDQRSHGRSGHGASQAGPDGVPVSIDRLGRDLKAVLDAAAPEGPLVLVGHSMGGMTVMALAEQYPELIRDRVVGVALVGTSAGKLGEVTYGLPLAGVNAVRRVLPGVLRALGSQAELVERGRRATADLFAGLIKKYSFASKDVDPAVARFAERMIESTPIDVVAAFYPAFAEHDKAAALAAFRELPVLALAGDNDLVTPSSHTEAIAALLPDAELVIVPDAGHLVMLEHPEAVTDRLADLLVRSGAVPAGEGFRTR
- a CDS encoding NAD(P)H-hydrate dehydratase, which encodes MRSAYRVETVRAAEAELMARLPDGALMQRAAAGLAAACCSLLGKGRVYGARVVLLVGSGDNGGDALYAGARLARRGAGVTAVLLGERAHDGGLAALRAAGGRVADEPFEPLARADLVLDGITGIGGRGGLRPDAVPVARAARGSDAVVVAVDLPSGVDADTGEVHGEALPADATITFGAYKPGLLVDPAREYAGALRLVDIGLGPLLPGVPDLEALQHGDLAWLLPAPGAESDKYRRGVVGIVAGSTRYPGAAVLAVAGALRGGAGAVRYVGSAGDTVLAAHPETLVHSGRPEKAGRVQAWVVGPGLGEGPGAGVAVGEVLDSDVPVLVDADGLRGLDPSAVRGRGAATLLTPHAGEAAALLGVAREEVEAGRLAAVRELARRFGATVLLKGSTTVVCGAGGAGPVRVNPTGTSWLATAGSGDVLSGLAGSLLAAGLPALDAASCAAYLHGLAARRAAEGGAPVTATEVADSLRGAWRDVTAA
- the alr gene encoding alanine racemase, translating into MTETPPPPRARAEIDLGALRANVRTLRARVAPHVRIMAVVKADAYGHGAVRCARAALDAGADWLGTATPHEALALRAAGITDVPVMCWLWTPGDPWDQGIEAGLDMSVSGMWALEEVVRAAKKVGRTARIQLKADTGLGRNGCQPADWPELVGAALKAEVDGLVKVTGLWSHFACADEPHHPSIAAQLDVFRSMLDHAEQAGVRPEVRHIANSPATLTLPEAHFDLVRPGIAMYGVSPSPELGTSAELGLRPVMSLKATVALVKHVPAGHGVSYGHHYVTGDATTLGLIPLGYADGVPRHASGRGPVLVDGRVRTVAGRVAMDQFVVDLGGDTPEPGTEAVLFGPGDGGEPTAEDWAVAADTIAYEIVTRIGARVPRVYLGE
- the tsaE gene encoding tRNA (adenosine(37)-N6)-threonylcarbamoyltransferase complex ATPase subunit type 1 TsaE, which translates into the protein MEAAHPPVSGATLSVDSPQRMQELGRRLAKILRPGDLVMLTGELGAGKTTLTRGLGEGLGVRGAVTSPTFVIARVHPSLVGGPALVHVDAYRLGGGLDEMEDLDLDVSLPESVVVVEWGDGKVEDLTDDRLHLLIHRVTGDTDDDRRTVVLRGIGERWADEDLDLF
- a CDS encoding L,D-transpeptidase; translated protein: MFVLAASLALAPVAGAAPLFGEPDPLVPGVVGGGRAEYPMDTPDQVLPPLHEEEADGVPVPEPEEEVDELVEYLPRSAVGAACTAKAGVHQRRVERLLGLPVDGKQSAADCRAIRAFQVKERIKPAVGYAGPVTWARAELLAARKNLDPGRRCPVKTYAVACVDLDRQLMWVRKGKKVTYQVVNMRSGRPGYATRTGWHTVYWRHKDHWSSIYDTPMPYAQFFSGGQAFHAVYGQLATPGGSRGCVNLSYADARKLWGVLRKGDRVYIWGKRPGS